AGGCTCGTAGAAAATGAGCTTTGCGTAGTAGCTCGGCGGAACGATGTCGGCATCACCGAGAATTGTTACATAGCTCGCATTTACTGTCCGAAGGAACGAGATTATTTTCAGGGCTAAGGTGTAGTTGTAGCTGTCGTAAACTTGCTCTGTGCTGTATCCGCTAACGAGAGGGTCCTCTACAGGGCTGTAGCTGTCCCAGATTTGTTCCACGGTAACGATATCCGACTGAATGCCCACTTTTTCGTGAATTTCCTGCAGCTGATATGCGGAGTTGATGAGTTTCTCCGATGTCAGTATTATCTCCTGCCCGCTTGAAGTTCCGACGACCACAAAGACTACCATCATTATTACAATTATTACTCTCATAATTATACTTGGATATTCTTCCTATTTAAACATTTTCAAAAATTAAAAAGGCTTCTGAATGGTCGCATCAGGGAAAACAGCCACCTTCTTTTCCTCTTTCCCAACCTCTTCCACCATCTCCTCCAGAGTTTTCACCCTCACGACTTCATCGTAAACCTCAAGCCACGGCTGCTTCTCCTGATACTTAGAAACGAAAATCACCTTTCCAGCCCTTTTGAGCGTGTCTGGAGGTGGGAGGTAAAGAAATCCTCCCTTCCTCCTCATTCCCCACCTTCCGTGGATGTAGTGGCTTATCTGCCCGGTTTTCGAGTTGCAAACCACGACAAGAGTTCCTCCCTGCTTGAGGCAGAGGGAGGGCCACGTTGCTATGGCAGCTTCACTTGCCTTGCTGTAGGCGTTGGAAATAACAACGTCAAACTCAAATCCAATCTGCGTTGCATAGTGCTTCCTCGCCTCCTCCACCCCTTTTCTCTGAGCCTCAACAATATCTCCCGCAAAAACGTGTGTGTTCTCCCTCCTCGTGTTAACGAGAGAGTTCACAATGAAGTCAAACTTCGCCATCCTCGCCGCCTCCTCCGCATCTCTTCGCATCACATTCTCCTCGTTCACTCTGCCGTAGGCCATCTGACAGGTTGGATGAAGCTCTCTCACAGCCATAGCGGCGCTCCACCCTCCTATGACGCCGTGATTGTAGGCTATGCTCCTCATTCCTGCAATTCCAGGCAAAACAATCTTCGCTCCACCGCTGTAGCCAAACTGCGGATGGGGCAGAATGCACCCTAAGCCAATTTTGAGGGAGTAGCTCATAACCTCAGAGTTTATCTCCACCGGCGTACCTGCGGAGGTTTCGCCCAGATAGTCAAGGTTGCCGAGCGGGTTGTGGTTGAAGACGGGATAGCTCTCCACAATCTCCTCGCCGAGCTTCTTCGCAAAATCATCCCTGTCGTAGGTGCCGTGAGCACCATTGGCGCAGATGAAGGTGATGTTCTCATCCGAAACCCCTCCCCTCTTCAATTCCTCAATTACCGCTTTAGCAATCCCCTTAAGCTTCGTCGGCCTCGTCATGTCGTCGAAAACCACAACCGCCTCTCCCCTCTCCTCGGCAAGCTTTGAAAGTGCCTTCTGCCCGATTGGCTCCCTCAAAACCCTAAAAATCTCCTCTTTTTCGACCTCTCTGGCAGAATCCCCCGCCATCCTGAAAACGCTAACTTCCCAGCTTTCCGGCGGCTCAAAAAGTAAAGGTTTATCACCATACCATATGTCGCTCGGAAGTTCAATCATGCTTTAAAGTTAATTTTTACTATAAAACGGTTGTTGCTTTTTAATCCATTAACTGCAAATTTTATATTTCCTCCCATAAGCGGAGTTCAGGTGAGTCTATGCCGAACATATTCGTTGAGGAACTGGTTCACACTCCTATAGAGAAACAGGTCATTGAAATAGTGGAAAGAAAGGGCATCGGTCATCCTGATAGCTTGGCTGACGGGATGGCTGAGGCTATGAGCAGAGAGCTGAGCAGAGAGTACATCAGAAGGTTTGGGGCGGTGCTGCATCACAACACTGACGAAACACAGATCGTTGCCGGCCGCTCAAACCCACAGTTCGGTGGTGGAGAGGTCATCGAGCCGATTTACGTCCTGCTGGTGGGAAGAGCGACGAAGTTCTTCAATGGTGAGTACATTCCCACAGACAAAATCGCCCTGAAGGCTGCGAGAGACTACATAAGGCAGCACATGCAGAACCTCGACCCTGAGCTGGATGTGGTCTTCAACGTCAGGCTGGGTGAGGGGAGCACCGACCTGCAGGACGTTTTTAGGAGAAAGAGTGGAAACGTTGCCCTTGCCAACGACACGTCGTTCGGCATAGGTTTTGCTCCTCTCTCTGAAACTGAAAGGCTGGTTTTCAACGTTGAGAGGAGAATCTACGAGGAGTTCAGGAAGAAGAATCCTGCAATCGGAGAAGATGTTAAGGTAATGGGGCTGAGGGAGAAGGACAGAATTTCTCTCACAATCGCCGCAGCCTTCGTTGACAGGTATGTTGCCAACATTAAAGAGTATGACGCAATTAAAGAGGAGCTTGAGAACTTCGTTAAAGAAATTTCTTCCGAGTACACCGAGAGGGAGGTGGAAGTTTTCGTAAATACCGCCGACGACTACGAGACTGGCTGCGTATATCTGACAGTTACCGGCACCTCAGCGGAGAACGGAGACGACGGGAGCGTTGGAAGGGGCAACAGGTGCAACGGCCTCATCACCCCCGGCAGACCGATGAGCATGGAGGCGAGCAGTGGCAAAAACCCCATCAACCACGTAGGCAAGATTTACAACCTCCTTGCCAACCAGATCGCAGCAAGAATTGCTGAAGAGGTTGAAGGCGTTGAGGAAGTCTATGTCAGAATTCTAAGCCAGATTGGCAAGCCGATAAATGAGCCAAAAGCCCTGAGCGTTCAGGTTATCCCGAAAAGCGGCTACGACATTTCAAAGCTCGAAAGGCCCGCAAGGGACATTGCAGAGGAGATGATTGCCAACGTTGGCAAGATAACTGACATGGTTATTGAGGGGAAGGTCAGAACCTTCTGACAATATTTTTGTAAATTTTTGCCGTTCTGTAAAGCTCCTCCACGTAAACGAACTCGTCCTCACCGTGCAAATTCCCCCCACCCGGACCCAAGTAGAATGCGGGAACTCCGTGCTTTCTGACGTGCCTCGTATCTCCAACACCCAAGGAAAACACAGCCTTCGGCCTCAATCCCTCTTCCCTTATTGCCTCGCTCATAATTTTCAGCAGCCTTAAGTCATCCTCAAGCTTAACAGCATCGCAGCCAACACCGTAGGGCTGCAGAAAGCCCTCCACCCTGAACTCCATGTTCTCGGCGTAAAGCTCTCTTCTCACTTCTTCAACGCTTATCCACGGGGCGAATCTTACGTCGGCGTAAACCGTGCACTTCGGAGCAACAACATTCCTCTTAACCCCTCCCCTAATCATAGAAGGATTGAAGACCGCATGCCAGCTTTTAACAGCAAAATCCATGCCGAGCTTGCTGAAAATTTCCCTATAGCTCCCAAAATCCCCCTCAAGCCCTCTGAAGGATTCAACTTTCTCAACGATGTACTCGGAGGCTCTGTATATCGCCCCCTCCTTAGCGTCGTGAGAGGCTGTGTGCCCCGAATTTCCCTTGAACTCTATATCCAACGCCAAAACGGCAGCTTGCAAAACTCCGATGCTCTCACTCCCCGTCGGCTCCCCTATTATGACTGCATCAGCCTTTTCCCTTTCAAAAACATATCCGAGCCCATTAACCCCTCCAACCTCTTCATCTGAGGTGAAGGCCAGCTTCAGCCCGCACTCAGGCTCTATCTGCGAGGCTGAGCAAATTGCCGCAACACAGCCCTTCGCATCACAACTCCCCCTCCCGTAGAGCTTTCCGTCAACAATGACGGGGTTCAGAAGCTCGTCTCCAGCAGGAACGGTATCGAGGTGGGAGGTGAGCATGATTTCGGGTTTGCCCCTGCTGATGTAAACAACGAGATTCTCCTTACCCTCCTCCTTCGCGTAAATCCTTTGCTCGTAGGACGAGAAAAGCTGTGAAAGATACTCGACAGCCTCAGTAGTCACTCCGGGAGGGTTGCGGGTGTCTATTTTTATGAGGTCTTTGGTTATCTCAAGGGGGTCCATGAGTTGAGTGGGTAGGCATTGTTATAGCTGTTGCCCTTTATCCCTTTTGATTCCAAAAACTATCATAATGATAGTGAATTACATGATTTTATGCGAAAGATTTATTAAATCAAAGTTTACACAAAATTTACAATGGCAGTATCAATCGAGGAGTTCTCGCGCATAATAATCGCAACTCTGGACCTCAATTTTCAGATACTGGAGAACTTCTTCACGCTGCTGGTAGTTTCAGCAACAAACTCCTCCCTCGTTTCTCAGGGAGCAAATCTCAACTTTTCCAACGTTTGGGGGCTGATTTACGGTGGGCTTGTGTCGAACTACTGGAACAGCTTCGCCATACACGAAGTTTTAAACGCGACGCAGCACAACGTTTCAGCGATGAAAAACTTCTCTATTGCGATCAACTACCTCGGGAGCAACGCCACAACCGTGTTTGGCGATGCAGAGGGGACGAAGGGTGTGACGTACCTCCAAAAAGGAATTTACGATTACCTCAAGAGCAACCCGCAGGAAGCGGAGAACCTCGCAAGCAGCCTATCGAGGATGTTCAAGGCTGAGGTGGAGTTCCTGATAAAGCTCATGGGGGCTGTGAACACGACCTTCACGTGACGTAGAAGGGGACGGGAGTAAAGCAGAGAAGAGCCAGAATGAAGGCGATAACACCGACTGCGTATCTTTTCAGGTCAAGCGGAGTTTCATCGTCAGCAGGCTTTGGGTGTCTTTGCATGGAGAAGAAGAGGGAGATAAACCCCCAGAAAAACCAGATTGTGTTTGGCTGGTTGAGCTGCATCATGAGAAAGAATCCGTAGGCAAACAGCAAAAAGGGAACAACTCTTGAAATTTTCTCGCTCGCCTCTCCAAGCATGGCCCTCAGCACATGACCGCCATCAAGCTGACCGACGGGAATCATGTTCAGGAACGTGACGAAGAACCCGACCCATCCGGCGAAGGCTACCGGATGGATGGCCTCTTTTTGGTAATTTGTTAGGTAGAGGATTGCATCGAAAATCGGCGGTGTGCCTATGTATATTGTCGGCTCGCTGGTGAGCTCGAACGGAAGCTGAAGACCGATCAAAACGACAATTACCGACGCAATAATCCCGGTGATAGGCCCGCTCACGCCGACATCAAAGAGCGCCTTTCTGCTTGGAATTACGCCCCTATGTCTGATCACAGCCCCAAGCGTTCCGATGATAGTTGGAAAGGGGATGAAGTACGGAAGTGAGGTCTTCATTTTCCACCTTCTTGCCGCGAAATAATGCCCCATCTCGTGGCTGCCGAGGACGAACATTATGGCGAGGGAGAACATCAAACCGCCTGCGAGGTTTATCTTCTCACCGTAGAAGGTTGAACCAACGGCTGTGGTGGTAATGAGGGTTGCATGAAGAGGATTATGTTGGTCAGGTAGCTCTCCTTCCTCTCAATCTCCTTCAGCTCAAGGACCATCTCACCGTATTGATACCTCAGCCCCACCTCGTAGCTCTGAGAGAGAAGGTGAAGCAGCTTCCTGATTTCGCTTTCAGGCGAAAGGGGAACTACGTAGAATCTGACAGTCTTACCGATTTTCTCCTCGCCGTATATTCTGAAGTGCTTCTCTATCTCCTCTCTCACATTCATTCTATCAGCTCTACATACCCCTCATCCGCGTTAACAACTACACGGTCTCCTGTCTTCACCGCCTCAAAGAACTTCTCGTCTCTAACCTCCACAAGAGGTATCTCGGCCATAGCAGCACCCACGGCAATTATAGTCTCGGTTTTTTTGTTTATGATTGCTTTGGGAGCCACACCATTCTTCCTGAGGTTGAGCAAAACGTAGGAGCCAACGGTTGAGCCCTTCCCACCGGGAAAAACGAGTATTCTTCCCGCGACACTTTCGCCTTTTATCTCGCAGTCCTCTTTCACAATGCCCGTTTCCTTGTCAATACCACCCAGAAAAGAGATGTATTCCTTTGTTACCAAAGCCTCTCCTTCGGCCCTACCCCTGGTTATCGCTCTGCAGGCGAACTTCACAAGTAAAATAGATTAATGTGTTATATGGCTTTTACCCTCTTCTTCTTTGCGAGGGGGCGGGGCTTTATGAGTATCCTTCCTCCGCAGTTCGTGCACTGAACGAGGCTTTTTTCAGTGTCTATATCTACTTCAGCCCCACATATGAGGCACACGTAGGACATTTTTTACCCCACTGACTTCTCAACAATTTTGCCTCCAGGCGTTACCGGCTGGTAGCATCCTCCAGCGAACTTGTATCCGCAGTGCCTGCACTCCCAGATTCCCGTTCCTGATCTTTTCACTGCCTTCTTGCCGCATTTTTTGCAGACATACTTCTGCCTCTGAACCGCCTCGATTTCCAGCCAAGTTCTTCTGACTCTGAGGCCATATCTTGGTCCGAACCTGCCTGCTGACCTCACTTTCTTCGTTCTGCCCATGCGATTAACGTGGTCTTATTGCATTTAAACGTTTTCCACTAAAAGGAAAGGTAGGTTTTCTGATGCCTCAGGTACTCCCCCCTGTCAACCAGGTTCTCCACAAACACCTTATCTTCGGGAAGATTGCTCAGCTCGTCAGATGAATGCCTGCTTCTCCCTATTCCAAGAACGTCGTCGAATCTGTTGCAAACGAAAACAATTGAGTTTTCCCCGAATTCAGAGGCTCTCTCAACTGAACCTGCGAAAATGTCCCTGCCGTAGAGGAACAGCATCTCCCCCCGTTCATTCACCCACACTCTGTTCCTGCTGTTTCTCAGAAGCCAGAACGTACCTTCAAGGGAGAACCTGAACCTTCTCCCCACCTCCCCAATTTTGACTCCTGCGTAGTGCGGATTAAGCTCTCCAATCACGCCGTAAAGCTCCTTGGAAACTCCGTAAACCTCCTTCTTCTCACCTTCCTTAACAAGCAGAGCGTAATGGCTCAAAAAATCGCCAGAGCCGTAGTAGCTGAGGGCTTTTCTTATTACTTTCAGTTCCTTAGTATTTGGTTGTCTAAACGCCATTTAATCGCCTTGATAATGTTGCTGTAATCTCCATCAATCCTGAATGCCTCAACCGTGTTGACAATCACGCTCTCCCCAACCTCCATGCTACCCTCCATCTCCTCGGGCAGCACTACCTCACCGTTGGCACTCATTTCGTAGCAGTCCATGCTCTCCTCTATCCCCACAACCACGAACTTTCTTCTCAGGAAGTAGGGCCTAATTTCCTCGAACCTCTTTAAGGTTGCGAGGGTCTCATTTGCTATAATGGAGGTGTTCATCTCAAGCGCCTTGACGTTTATGCCAATCTCATTCCTGTCGAGTTCGTAGC
The nucleotide sequence above comes from Archaeoglobus fulgidus DSM 4304. Encoded proteins:
- a CDS encoding methionine adenosyltransferase, whose translation is MPNIFVEELVHTPIEKQVIEIVERKGIGHPDSLADGMAEAMSRELSREYIRRFGAVLHHNTDETQIVAGRSNPQFGGGEVIEPIYVLLVGRATKFFNGEYIPTDKIALKAARDYIRQHMQNLDPELDVVFNVRLGEGSTDLQDVFRRKSGNVALANDTSFGIGFAPLSETERLVFNVERRIYEEFRKKNPAIGEDVKVMGLREKDRISLTIAAAFVDRYVANIKEYDAIKEELENFVKEISSEYTEREVEVFVNTADDYETGCVYLTVTGTSAENGDDGSVGRGNRCNGLITPGRPMSMEASSGKNPINHVGKIYNLLANQIAARIAEEVEGVEEVYVRILSQIGKPINEPKALSVQVIPKSGYDISKLERPARDIAEEMIANVGKITDMVIEGKVRTF
- a CDS encoding DNA-directed RNA polymerase subunit P; this encodes MSYVCLICGAEVDIDTEKSLVQCTNCGGRILIKPRPLAKKKRVKAI
- the rpl37A gene encoding 50S ribosomal protein L37Ae, which produces MGRTKKVRSAGRFGPRYGLRVRRTWLEIEAVQRQKYVCKKCGKKAVKRSGTGIWECRHCGYKFAGGCYQPVTPGGKIVEKSVG
- a CDS encoding DUF126 domain-containing protein; this translates as MLLVKFACRAITRGRAEGEALVTKEYISFLGGIDKETGIVKEDCEIKGESVAGRILVFPGGKGSTVGSYVLLNLRKNGVAPKAIINKKTETIIAVGAAMAEIPLVEVRDEKFFEAVKTGDRVVVNADEGYVELIE
- a CDS encoding site-2 protease family protein, translated to MFSLAIMFVLGSHEMGHYFAARRWKMKTSLPYFIPFPTIIGTLGAVIRHRGVIPSRKALFDVGVSGPITGIIASVIVVLIGLQLPFELTSEPTIYIGTPPIFDAILYLTNYQKEAIHPVAFAGWVGFFVTFLNMIPVGQLDGGHVLRAMLGEASEKISRVVPFLLFAYGFFLMMQLNQPNTIWFFWGFISLFFSMQRHPKPADDETPLDLKRYAVGVIAFILALLCFTPVPFYVT
- a CDS encoding nickel-dependent lactate racemase — its product is MIELPSDIWYGDKPLLFEPPESWEVSVFRMAGDSAREVEKEEIFRVLREPIGQKALSKLAEERGEAVVVFDDMTRPTKLKGIAKAVIEELKRGGVSDENITFICANGAHGTYDRDDFAKKLGEEIVESYPVFNHNPLGNLDYLGETSAGTPVEINSEVMSYSLKIGLGCILPHPQFGYSGGAKIVLPGIAGMRSIAYNHGVIGGWSAAMAVRELHPTCQMAYGRVNEENVMRRDAEEAARMAKFDFIVNSLVNTRRENTHVFAGDIVEAQRKGVEEARKHYATQIGFEFDVVISNAYSKASEAAIATWPSLCLKQGGTLVVVCNSKTGQISHYIHGRWGMRRKGGFLYLPPPDTLKRAGKVIFVSKYQEKQPWLEVYDEVVRVKTLEEMVEEVGKEEKKVAVFPDATIQKPF
- a CDS encoding PUA domain-containing protein → MAFRQPNTKELKVIRKALSYYGSGDFLSHYALLVKEGEKKEVYGVSKELYGVIGELNPHYAGVKIGEVGRRFRFSLEGTFWLLRNSRNRVWVNERGEMLFLYGRDIFAGSVERASEFGENSIVFVCNRFDDVLGIGRSRHSSDELSNLPEDKVFVENLVDRGEYLRHQKTYLSF
- a CDS encoding M20 family metallopeptidase, which gives rise to MDPLEITKDLIKIDTRNPPGVTTEAVEYLSQLFSSYEQRIYAKEEGKENLVVYISRGKPEIMLTSHLDTVPAGDELLNPVIVDGKLYGRGSCDAKGCVAAICSASQIEPECGLKLAFTSDEEVGGVNGLGYVFEREKADAVIIGEPTGSESIGVLQAAVLALDIEFKGNSGHTASHDAKEGAIYRASEYIVEKVESFRGLEGDFGSYREIFSKLGMDFAVKSWHAVFNPSMIRGGVKRNVVAPKCTVYADVRFAPWISVEEVRRELYAENMEFRVEGFLQPYGVGCDAVKLEDDLRLLKIMSEAIREEGLRPKAVFSLGVGDTRHVRKHGVPAFYLGPGGGNLHGEDEFVYVEELYRTAKIYKNIVRRF